A DNA window from Pungitius pungitius chromosome 1, fPunPun2.1, whole genome shotgun sequence contains the following coding sequences:
- the LOC119222927 gene encoding tetratricopeptide repeat protein 39B, producing MAHVGSGAAEEEDCFEDAYDRIPAASQMDLHTAIQETQCALNLVLNDKFSEALDLLRPWWKDSMYHALGYSSILVMQATMTFEHRDIQAAMSTIKEALQTCQRFRKKNSVVGSLSSLISKQSKLQEEEMHAEICYAECLLQKATLTFVQDENMISFIKGGIKIRTSYQIYKDCQNLLNVNQDLASQSDAFRQFEGGVKLGIGSFNLMLSLLPQRILRLLEFIGFSGNRGFGLSQLREGASSHSLRSILCALTLLFYNTYVSLILGTGEGNLVEAEALLEPYQQKYPKGSIILFYSARISTLRGNFEKARARYEECIGSQQEWRQIHHLCYWELMWNHSYQQEWQQAYHYAHLLCQESRWSKAIYVYQKAAILSMMSEDEVKRTGENLVELFRQVEGLKQRLAGKSIPTEKFAVRKSRRYKAAVPVLLVVPALEMMYVWNGFSIVGKRADSTEALLVTIETAEEQLRSDPNPSEFHPDDSCLVQMLKGLCLKHLGRLLQAELCFTQVLSSESRIRYDHYLIPFTLYELGLLYKLQGDFAKATTYIENAKTNYKDYSMESRLHFRIHAALSSLRGSPVGTP from the exons GACTGCTTTGAGGACGCATACGACAGAATACCTgc tgcgTCTCAGATGGACCTGCACACAgccatccaggagactcagtGTGCTCTCAATCTGGTCCTCAACGACAAGTTCTCTGAAGCCCTAGACCTCCTCAGACCATG gtGGAAGGACAGCATGTACCATGCGTTGGGCTACAGCAGCATCCTGGTGATGCAGGCCACCATGACCTTTGAGCACAGAGACATTCAGGCCGCCATGTCCACCATCAAGGAGGCGCTGCAGACCTGTCAGAG GTTCAGGAAGAAGAACTCGGTGGTGGGATCTCTGTCCAGTCTGATCAGTAAGCAGTCCAAACTGCAAGAAG aggagATGCACGCTGAGATCTGCTACGCCGAGTGTCTGCTGCAGAAAGCAACGCTGACCTTTGTGCAG GATGAAAACATGATCAGTTTCATCAAAGGAGGCATAAAGATCAGAACCAGTTACCAAATCTACAA GGATTGTCAGAATTTGCTGAATGTCAATCAGGACCTAGCCAGCCAATCAGATGCGTTCAGACAGTTTGAGGGCGGAGTCAAGCTGGGCATCGGATCCTTCAACCTG ATGTTGTCGCTCCTCCCCCAGAGGATTCTGAGGTTGTTGGAGTTCATCGGATTCTCGGGGAACAGG GGCTTCGGTCTGTCTCAGCTGAGGGAAGGAGCCTCCAGCCACAGTCTGCGCTCCATCCTGTGTGCTCTGACGCTGCTCTTCTACAACACATACGTCTCACTCATTCTTG GAACCGGAGAGGGGAACCTGGTGGAGGCTGAAGCTCTGCTGGAGCCGTACCAGCAGAAGTACCCCAAg GGCTCCATCATTCTCTTCTACTCTGCTCGCATCTCCACGCTGAGAGGAAACTTTGAGAAG GCGCGGGCGCGCTACGAGGAGTGCATCGGCAGCCAGCAGGAGTGGAGGCAGATCCACCACCTGTGCTACTGGGAGCTGATGTGGAACCACTCCTACCAGCAGGAGTGGCAACAGGCGTACCACTACGCCCACCTGCTGTGCCAGGAGAGCCGCTGGTCCAAG GCCATTTACGTGTACCAGAAGGCCGCCATCCTCAGTATGATGTCGGAGGACGAGGTGAAGAGGACGGGGGAGAACCTGGTGGAGCTCTTTAG GCAGGTGGAGGGGCTGAAGCAGCGCCTGGCAGGGAAGTCCATCCCGACGGAGAAGTTTGCAGTGAGGAAATCGAGACGCTACAAAGCTGCCGTCCCCGTCCTCCTGGTCGTCCCCGCCCTG GAGATGATGTACGTTTGGAACGGTTTCTCCATCGTGGGGAAGAGAGCCGACAGCACCGAGGCCCTGCTGGTTACCATAGAGACGGCCGAGGAACAGCTTCGCAGCGACCCCA ACCCGTCAGAGTTTCATCCAGACGACAGCTGCCTGGTCCAGATGTTGAAGGGACTCTGCCTGAAACACCTGGGCAGGTTGTTGCAGGCCGAGCTGTGCTTCACGCAGGTCCTGTCCAG tgagaGTCGTATCCGCTACGATCACTACCTGATTCCCTTCACCCTCTACGAGTTGGGTCTGCTCTACAAACTGCAGGGGGACTTCGCCAAGGCCACCACGTACATCGAGAACGCCAA GACGAACTACAAGGACTACTCCATGGAGAGCAGGCTGCACTTCCGCATCCACGCCGCCCTCAGCAGCCTCAGGGGATCACCTGTCGGCACCCCGTAG